A DNA window from Nymphaea colorata isolate Beijing-Zhang1983 unplaced genomic scaffold, ASM883128v2 scaffold0403, whole genome shotgun sequence contains the following coding sequences:
- the LOC116244942 gene encoding putative disease resistance protein RGA3, with protein sequence MADVLGITPRDIGSEGPVHGEHDNPQETTHHMGVQPPTGREDDKKVIVEKLLSNDSIQSSKAHKGGVSITSIARKGGIGKTTLAKMVFKELEEHFGKRRWWVCVSERPNRKVLVWQILREVCKGSRENPDCSMSELCTQLQNELLKEKFLLVLDDVWELEWWGEEVEGTLMAAAMGSNILITSRKKNVSKGMRASYVHELPEFSFDQSSELFLKEAGQTEEDLVMHRIRDVGERIVRKCGGTREINCC encoded by the coding sequence atggCGGATGTGCTCGGAATAACACCAAGAGATATTGGTAGTGAGGGTcctgttcatggtgaacatgacaaccccCAAGAGACAACCCATCACATGGGTGTACAACCACCTACAGGGagggaggatgataaaaaggtgaTAGTAGAAAAGCTCTTGTCGAATGACTCTATACAAAGTAGTAAGGCACATAAGGGTGGTGTTTCTATTACTTCTATTGCACGAAAAGGTGGAATCggcaaaacaactcttgcaaaaatggtctttaAAGAACTCGAAGAACATTTTGGAAAACGTagatggtgggtttgtgtttcggagAGGCCAAACCGTAAGGTTTTGGTGtggcagatactaagggaagtgtgcaagggATCTAGAGAAAACCCTGATTGTTCCATGAGTGAGTTGTGCACACAATTACAGAACGAGCTCttaaaggaaaaatttttgttggtcctagatgatgtgtGGGAACTAGAATGGTGGGGGGAAGAGGTAGAGGGAACATTGATGGCGGCTGCAATGGGGAGCAatattttgattaccagtagaaagaaaaatgtatcaAAAGGGATGCGTGCTTCTTATGTCCATGAATTACCAGAATTTAGTTTTGACCAAAGCTCAGAGTTGTTTCTAAAGGAGGcaggccaaacagaagaagatttggtgatgCATAGGATCAGAGATGTTGGAGAGAGAATAGTAAGGAAGTGTGGTGGCACACgggaaattaactgttgttaa